The following DNA comes from Candidatus Thermoplasmatota archaeon.
ACATCGATGCTTACAAATGACACCTGCAGTTCATCATTGTACCCAGATGTGTCTTTTCTGTTGGCGTTTCCAAGATTTTACTGAACAGTCCCTTGAACAGTCTGATGAACCAGAACAGATTCTTGATCAAGCAATTCAGGTACAGCGAAAACTTATCACTGGTTTCAAAGGAGATCCTCGATGTGATGTTGAAAAATGGAAAGAGGCAAACCAACCAACCATGCTTGCTTGTTCACTTTCAGGAGAACCAACATTATACCCGAAACTAGGAGAATTCTTTGAGATTTGTAAAAAACGAGGTCTCACTACATTTCTAGTTACCAATGGAACAACACCGGAGGTTCTCAAATATCTTGACCCATTGCCAGATCAGATCTATGTTTCAGTGGTTGCACCAAACGAAGAGGTGTATAAAAAAATCTGTTCACCATTAATCCCTAATGGCTGGGAAAAACTTACTCAAACATTAGCATTACTACCTTCACTTGATACTCGAACCGTGATACGTCATACACTTATCCAGTATTGGAACATGGATGAAACAGTAATAAAAGAGTATGCGAAACTTGATGCACA
Coding sequences within:
- the twy1 gene encoding 4-demethylwyosine synthase TYW1, giving the protein MRSELHRILQKQQYAVVGTHSAVKLCHWMKQSLLFNRECYKQSFYGIQSHRCLQMTPAVHHCTQMCLFCWRFQDFTEQSLEQSDEPEQILDQAIQVQRKLITGFKGDPRCDVEKWKEANQPTMLACSLSGEPTLYPKLGEFFEICKKRGLTTFLVTNGTTPEVLKYLDPLPDQIYVSVVAPNEEVYKKICSPLIPNGWEKLTQTLALLPSLDTRTVIRHTLIQYWNMDETVIKEYAKLDAQAQPLFIESKGYVFVGGSRQRMTIANMPTHDQVRFFSQKLADEISYEYIMEKQDSLVALLGTDPKKRILPKLKNN